Sequence from the Amaranthus tricolor cultivar Red isolate AtriRed21 chromosome 1, ASM2621246v1, whole genome shotgun sequence genome:
acaaacaaaacccTTTCGGCTTCCCAGTTTGCTTATCTAACCCTAATGGTCCTTCCTCAATCTCtccaaattttccaaaataagcagtCAATTTCTGAGGATCAATGTCCGCACTTACATTACTCACATATATCTTCCTCTGAGTATACTCAGAAACAGGAACCTCAGGTTTCACCACCCCAATCGAAGTTGACGACGTTGATACCGGCCCTACAGCAGCCAATTGACAAGAAGTCATTCTCCCCCCAATCTTCTTCTGTGGATTCTGCAGAGCTTTTCGGGCTCCTAACCTCGACTTGAAAAGTATAAAGCCGTACCCCTTTGACTTCCCCGATATCTTATCAGTCACAGTTTTACAATCTTCAATCTCACCGTACTGAGAAAAAGCTGTTCGAAGCGAATCCGCCGTTGAATCCCAACCTAATCCATGAACAAAGATCTTGCGATGAACAGTATCTTCGTCAGCGACTTTGCGTATACGTGAAGCAACATCCGGATGCGATTCTGCTGCTTCGCGAAGTATCATAACAAGCTGGTCCTTCGTAAATGGTTCTAGAAGCTTCGAGATCGGTTCATCGTCtgcctcttcttcttcctcttcctcttcttcctcttcttcatccacCTCTTCCTCTTCgaattcctcttcttcttcctcttctaccTCGACTTCAGTTGACTGATTTTCTTGCTCTTGTTCTTGCTGTTCTTGTTGTAAGTCCTGCGGTTCTTTGACATCTTCTTCTAACGTTTTCTGAACCTTTTTCTTCTGTGTGGAGGTTGTTGTTTCTGCGGCTTTAGGGGTAGTAAGTTTTCGCTTCTTAGCCATTCAAAAGGATTGAAGATTTAGGGTTTACGGAAGAGATTTAGGGATTTAGGGTTTCGAATGAAATTGAACTGCGAATGAGTGGTTGAGGAAAGAGACTCGGGGATTTAGGGTTTCAGAGGAAAAAAGTGTAAAGTCTGGATTTTTTGGGGACAGTAAGCGATGTAGCACGTTGGGCTTTTTTTGTACTGCCGGGTAAGATTAAcgttaatacttatttttaatattttaaatatctacttatatcatttttaatgtctatttgcaatattttaaaaaatatgtaatgGGTTAGCCCAATTAAAAATGTTCTCTcaaagagatcgtctctcacaagaaatAGTGTTTTCACAAAGATAAATTATGGTGCGAGATAATATCTTTTTAGGCCGATCTATTatcatttttctaaaaaaaatatatagtttaACTACACGCCTACTCGATAGGATTTTAGGAAATTtcaagtaggcatttaagataCGTCAAATAGGGGTTCGCAGTTTGTCACATAGGTGTTTTTAGCATATTGAAGTTATCAAGTAGgtgtttttaattgtttgattcttgttaatctcaaacacCTACATGGTATACCTTAAAACACCTATTTGACATACCTCAAACAACTACTTAACATACCTCAAATACCTACTTTACATACTCAAGCCCATACTTAATAttgatgcaggcggggcgggtctaataggaggcCTGCCCCATCCCCGCTCCATCGGGgaggggatgggtcccggtttgatgggtcatggggcgggtacgggtgtaaaattcatacccaccgcggggatggggatggggatggggatgggttttaggtgatacccgccccatccccgccccgccccgccccgccccgcctcaagatacccgcctcaaaatatttttaagtcttTTGCTAGTTTCCGTTTTCCTCCCGTTTTGTAAATGCGATATCTTCTTCGTCCAGACTCGCATTTGTCTtcataaaaatggttaaaagaGTTCAAAGTTGTTAATGATGAGTCGATTGGTATTTTAActagttattgatatttatgtaataatgttattaattttataaaatgattgaatataaatatgtggcacagatgggtattaagcggggatttgaggGGTAGTGGGGCGGGGAAAATGGATATtacacggggatggatacccagatgggtggtggggcgaGGATGGTTATAAATACAATCCCATCGAGGTGGGGAcggagaaaaaaattatacccgccgcggggatggggatggggattgcattaacagatggggatggggatggtaattccaatacccgccccgccccgccctgTTTGCATCCCTACTTAATATACCCTCAAACACCTACTTGATAAGTGATAGGGGGTCACATTTTTCTAAGGATGAGCTCAATAACCTTTTGATAAAATATAATGTGAACCACAAAGTTGGAGCTACTTACCACCCCCAGACACAAGGGCAAGTAGAAGTGGCGAACTGGGAGATAAAAGGGGATTTTAGAGAAGGTGGTAGGcccaaataaaaaagaataggCTCTGAAACTGGATGATGCATTGTGGGCTTACCGAACTTCTAACAAAACCCCGATTGGAACCACTCCATTCCTCCTTATTTATGGAAAGTCGTGCAACCTACCGGTAGACCTAGAGCACAAGGCTTGGTGGGCGTTAACAAAGCTAAACTTGGGTCTAGAAGCGATCAAGAAGAAACGGCTCCCTCAGCTCCGAGAGCTTTAAGAGTTGAGGTTGGATGCATTTCAGAGTGCTAAGCTCTACAAGGAGAGAGCTAAGAAGTGGCACGATCAAAGAATCATGAATAGAAACTTCAAAGTAGGAGAGAAGGTCCTATTGTTTAATTCAATAGCAAAACTATTTCCTGGAAAGCTTGTGTCCAGATTATCAAGACTATTTGAAGTTGTTGAAGTAACTCCTTTTGGCGCAGTGAGACTAAGAGTGAAACGAGGTGACTTTCTTGTGAATGCGCAAAGGATTAAGCACTATTTTGAGGAGAAGGTTGAGAGTGTTGGTATTTTTATGCAGTTTGGTTGTATGATGTGGGGCGTGAGATCTCGTGAATTCCGAATTCAAAGGGCGTCAAGCTAGTGACATTAAAAACGCACTCTAGGGAGGCAACCTAATTTTTCGGTACATTTTAATTTCTGTTTGCATATATTCTAGTTTAGAAATTTGCATTTGTTTTAGATTAAAGTATTTGCATTCGTTGGAATTTGTGCTCCTTCCTTTCAAGTCCAAAACAATAAGGAGAGTGTTGGGTCTGACTTGGGGGAGGAAGAATTTCAACATTTTCTGTGCTTAGGATGAATGTTtttgcatattttgttaaatCATTGTCTTACTTTATTTTTCCTTGTGCGTGCCCCAAATTTCTCAAAAACAAATCccttaatatcaaaatttactttgtttattgatttttaaaaaaaaaattcaaaaacaagaTAGACTTGTTCTTGTTCCTTGAGATGTATGTAAGTTTTGAAAACCTTTGTTTTGACCATTTGTTAATTAGATGTGCATAATTTTATGGTAAGTCTTTGGTTTCCCTTTCCAAGTTGTTGATTGAATAAGTGGCTCATTTGTAGATGATGTTCCTTAAGGTTGGTGTAGTACATTGGTTTGTGGCACCGCCTTAGAGTGTGGGCAAACAAATTTAAACCTTGCAAGAATGATTGAACCCCTGCCACCACCACATGGTAAGGAATCGAAACTTCATTTTGATCTCCATCCATGGACAATTGATGTTGATTGAATGTATTGAACTCTTGTGAAGTATGATTTATGCTAGTAATGCGTAGCCCATAAGTTAACTTTATTAGGATTCTTGTTCAACATAAATTGGAAGTTATAAGCATATAACAGAAAGTTAGTAGTATGGTCGAGTTTTACGTCTAGAAAAGCCAAATCTCTTTAACCATATTAATTACTAGGGGTGAACACGGTCCGGTTTGGTCTGCTCTGATACTAAAATCAACCAAACCAAAAAtttgggtttgaaaattttccaGACCGGAcaaaaccgtttaaatcaccAAACCGGGTCAGACCAAACCGTTTTACAACGATCTCGTCTGGTTTGGTCtacgattttttatttttatatttttatccaAATTAATACATGTATGTAACACCCTGAGATTTTCCTgatgtcattaattaatattttaataatttttgggtattttataattatattaaattaatttttaagtagttttaataaatacctttcatatacgaatttaaatattaacatatatttatataaaaaatacaattacaatTCTATAAAGGGgttcaaatcaaaataattattttatttaaaatgtgtgagcatataaaggtgagtttcttagttgggcctcgcaagaaaataaacctaggtaaataaataaataaataagtgtacaaataatataaaaggatgGGTTAAGGTCGTGAGTACTCCTTCCCTTACTCACAAAGAATCACGCCATCACTCCCTtccttctcttctctctttctcccTCCTCCCTCCTCCCTCACTGTGAGCAAGAGCAGCTGGCAGCCACCGGCACAGCTGCGCCTCTTCTCCTCCTCCACAAGCAGCAGCCGACTCCTCCCCGTCCTCCATAGGATTTCTTTAAGGAGtcagaaattcaggggtgttacaatgtatttatgcaaatatttcacACCTATGatctataaatataataatttgtaattagttgttaacatcaacatcattcacgtatatattactatataaaaataactatattttgaaatatctaggtagcaacttaattttttaaataaaaaattatgattttcgaCCATAGTACGGTTTGCGGTCCGGTTTGGTctggaaaataaatttaatttgaaaaaaaatcggaccagaccatttaaaccataaaccagatgaaatacaaaaatttggttttggtccggtttggtttacgatttagaccaaactttgttcATCCCTATTAATAACTATATAGTTCCTATGCCCAGAAGTTGTGGAGCTAAAATGGAAAGACTCTTCTCGTCATAGAACTTGGGTATAAACATATTTTCAACCTATCTCTTTAGTAAATCAAGAAGTTAAATTCACAAACTCTAAtctttaactttataatttgaAACTTGAATCTTTGTTCTTATAAATCATCAACCCAAACTAAAAACCAAAATCTTCAATGTCATGAAAAACTACTTGTCACATAAACATTTTCTTGTGGATGACCCCTTACTTACCACTAATACTAGTCATTTGAGTTATTTAAGGTGTATAAAATTATTGCATAGAGAGTAGGGGTAAAACTTATTCGATTTAAAACCACAAATCGAACCAGACTAAATCGAATAACAAATatgttttcatgattttcaaatttttgtttgaattaggtttgaaaattcaaaaaccGAAATAATTAGGTTTGGAATTTTAGAAAGCCGATTTACAAAACCAAACACcgaaatttttaagaaaaatatttaaaaatctaCTATAGCCCACTACCACTAGCCCAGCccaaaaaacttattttctaACCCTAAGTGCCTAGTCCCTATCCCGCCGTCCCACTTCCCTCcccttttttaattatttatttacttctATTCTATTTTAGTCTATTCTGAAAACCCTAACTTCCAGCTGTGTCCTTCCCTTTTTCATTCTCTCTTAGCCTTTTTCAATCTTCCCTAATCCCTGCCCGTACGTTAGGGAGAAAGTAAGGTTCTAGAGATGCTGTCTTTAGGTGCCTGCATCAGTCAAGATGGTCTCGATGTGATTTATTTTATTGCATCCTTTTTCCATATATGTTATGCAATTCTAAGATTTCAGTGAATTTGTGAGGCTTGTATAGTTGTATGTGTCTTGAGCTTAATACGTCATCATATCAACAATGGTCTGTGCATGTTCAATGTCACTCTTAATATTGTATATTCTGACAAGTTTTTGTTCATCACCTCATTTCTCATGCTAAATTATTTGAATACTCATTGTTCTTCGACCAATATATATGATGTGGCCTATTCTTTAAGCACATAGAGTgtgaataataatatatgaatGAATTggtttgatgatgacttcactttaaATTCTACGTGTTGAGAAAAAATCTCCCTATTTTTCTCCACAAAAATAGGATCATAATATGGGCTTTAATTAAGAGAAAACTAATtacctatttttagtatatgcTAACCGTGGGAAGTTTGCTTGGCTCCCAAGTATGCAACTCACTTCTCTTCTTTTTAGGATTAAGGAGAGTGTGGATAGTTGGTTATCTCATCAAgctaaataagaaaaatattttgttcttacaatttttaaattaacttgtaatatttttctgatgcaatttcttagtttttatCCTTTTTAGAATATGGCCTTGTAAACGGtattttgagagaattgttgtagGCTTAAGTCTAGCAGAGAAGAGAAAGATTTGAGTGAAGcgtgagaaagagaaagagaaagagatggagaaagagaaagaaaagtagGCATAGTATTGTTTATTGTTAGGTATTATTCTTGTACCATGATCCTTTCTTGCTTTATTTAGCTTGTGAAGTTGCAAATAGAAATAGATCAATAATGGTCATATTAGGTGTTACTCTTGTACCATTAAGTTTTCTTTTGCTCCTTACTTTTGTGTGTGAGGTTATAGTTTtgatatgtttttttaaatattttaatttttttagacgTATGTTAAAGTTCAACAACCTGCACAAACATTTCAAAGgcaaccaaaaaaatatattccaaGTATTTAGGTTAGTTTGAATAAATTCAAACTTCAAGTAACTAAGTCAAAATAACTTCCTATTAAGCAATAATCTCACGTGCATAATACACTCTTATACTAATTAACCATAGTAATTAACcttaacaatttattttgtaaaaagtCAATGTCCTTGTTAATATAATTCCATCGCAAATATATGTTTTTCATCATAATTTTttgtaggaaaaattaccctgaataatacgaactttcactgattttcctacaataatacgaactttcaattaaccatgaataatacgaactttaatacatatttcccgctagcataagTATTTAAAGtataagaggattgaatatttttcttttatatacgaatattttctctaataatcctttaataagctataatttgttaaaaggattaaaaaacggaacttcatgatcaatattctttaacaaaatttatatttgttgaaagaattaagtatttaaagttatattgatattttaataaatttcttatggtctacttttctctaacaaaatttcaatttgttagatgaaatgtAAATGGTATAGATTAAGTAATATAATCATCCAAaatttaataatcctttagcaaaatttgatttgtttgaaggattgtgttatatttatatatatgtgtcttgatttaaaagggtgatttggttttgtaattctctacaaaatttgatttgttaagagaattaagtatttaatttagttatcgtaatttatgaaatttcaagtctcttgaaggattttgtgaatgtgaccttgctagagttattttggtcataagatttaaaaagggttgataatgtatatatatataataataataataatgaatatatatatatatatatatatatatatatatatatatatatatatatatatatatatatatatatatatatatatatatatatatatatatatatatatatatgtatgtatgtattcgGGCAGCAGCTGTTCTGTCTCGTTAAAGGTGACGATCCGGAAACGTTGGTCATGttccgttgttttatgtaccgatgcgtttaaaacttgttaaatgcttaaaataattaaaaatagtaattggatgttagaaattataaaaattggtacccaaggtaattgacgcgttacgaacgcaatggcgaagtcggattttgcatttgaattttctaatctgtccgaaatggcccataaagtttctggtcagaatttga
This genomic interval carries:
- the LOC130819246 gene encoding UBP1-associated protein 2A: MAKKRKLTTPKAAETTTSTQKKKVQKTLEEDVKEPQDLQQEQQEQEQENQSTEVEVEEEEEEEFEEEEVDEEEEEEEEEEEEADDEPISKLLEPFTKDQLVMILREAAESHPDVASRIRKVADEDTVHRKIFVHGLGWDSTADSLRTAFSQYGEIEDCKTVTDKISGKSKGYGFILFKSRLGARKALQNPQKKIGGRMTSCQLAAVGPVSTSSTSIGVVKPEVPVSEYTQRKIYVSNVSADIDPQKLTAYFGKFGEIEEGPLGLDKQTGKPKGFCLFVYKSVESAKKALEEPHKTFDGHVLHCQKAVDGPKHGKQQMGQGRGQHYGRRVDNPNFSGPIGGGPATGAGLMGQSVGGVGFNQGAVATAGAPGLNPALGQALTALLASQGAGLGLNNLLGTLGGGINPGPGGAGHGAYGGQNVGMNPTVLGGYGTQGGLQSAYPNQQMGQGATGRSQHGHLSGAAPYGGH